A window of Actinobacillus suis ATCC 33415 contains these coding sequences:
- the htpG gene encoding molecular chaperone HtpG produces the protein MSTNQETRGFQSEVKQLLQLMIHSLYSNKEIFLRELISNASDAADKLRFKALSNPALYEGDGELRVRVSFDETLGTLTISDNGIGMNREQVIDHLGTIAKSGTKEFLNSLGTDQAKDSQLIGQFGVGFYSAFIVADKVTVKTRAAGETQAVLWESAGEGDYTVADIEKATRGTDVILHLREDEKEFLSEWRLREIIGKYSDHIGLPVEIQTTEYDEEGKASGQKWEKINKAQALWTRSKNEISDEEYQEFYKHLSHDYNDSLIWAHNKVEGKQEYTSLLYVPAKAPWDMFNREQKHGLKLYVQRVFIMDDAEVFMPNYLRFMRGLLDTNDLPLNVSREILQENKVTASLRSALTKRALQLLEKLAKDDQDKYQTFWNEFGLVLKEGVGEDFANKQQIASLFRFASTQTDSSEQTVGLADYIGRMKEGQKAIYFLTADSYVAAKNSPHLELFNKKGIEVLLLSDRIDEWVVGHLTEFDGKPLQSITKSDLDLGELADKEQEESQKAQQVEFGSFLERAQGYFGDRVKKVVLTHRLTDTPAVVSTDNDEMTTQMAKLFAAMGQKAPEVKYTFELNPDHRMVKKIADLTDETEFNDWIELLFEQALLAERGSLENPAAFIKRMNKLLG, from the coding sequence TTAAGCAATTACTTCAGTTAATGATCCATTCACTTTATTCAAATAAAGAAATTTTCTTACGTGAATTAATTTCCAATGCGTCTGATGCGGCGGATAAACTGCGTTTTAAAGCGCTTTCGAATCCTGCTCTATATGAAGGTGACGGCGAATTACGTGTACGAGTGAGTTTTGATGAAACTTTAGGCACACTGACTATCAGCGATAACGGTATCGGTATGAACCGTGAGCAAGTTATCGATCACTTAGGCACGATTGCTAAATCAGGTACCAAAGAGTTTTTAAATTCGTTAGGTACAGATCAAGCAAAAGACAGCCAATTAATCGGTCAATTCGGGGTTGGTTTTTATTCGGCATTTATTGTAGCGGACAAAGTGACAGTGAAGACCCGTGCTGCGGGCGAAACACAAGCCGTACTTTGGGAATCTGCCGGTGAAGGCGATTACACCGTGGCGGATATTGAGAAAGCAACACGTGGTACGGACGTTATTTTACATCTGCGTGAGGATGAAAAAGAATTTTTAAGCGAATGGCGTTTACGTGAAATTATCGGTAAATATTCGGATCATATCGGTTTACCAGTTGAAATCCAAACTACCGAATACGATGAAGAAGGCAAAGCAAGCGGTCAAAAATGGGAAAAAATTAACAAAGCGCAAGCACTTTGGACTCGTTCAAAAAACGAAATTTCAGACGAAGAATACCAAGAGTTTTATAAGCATTTAAGTCACGATTATAACGACTCGCTTATTTGGGCACATAATAAAGTGGAAGGTAAACAAGAATATACCAGCTTACTTTATGTGCCGGCAAAAGCACCTTGGGATATGTTCAATCGTGAGCAAAAACACGGCTTAAAACTTTATGTACAGCGTGTGTTTATTATGGACGATGCAGAAGTGTTTATGCCAAATTATCTCCGTTTTATGAGAGGTTTACTAGATACGAATGACTTGCCGTTAAACGTTTCACGTGAGATTTTACAAGAAAATAAAGTCACCGCTTCATTGCGTTCGGCATTAACTAAACGAGCATTACAGCTATTAGAAAAATTAGCGAAGGACGATCAAGATAAATACCAAACCTTCTGGAATGAATTCGGTTTAGTGCTAAAAGAAGGCGTTGGTGAAGATTTTGCGAATAAACAACAAATTGCGTCATTATTCCGCTTTGCTTCAACCCAAACTGATTCTAGCGAACAAACAGTAGGTTTGGCGGATTATATCGGCAGAATGAAAGAAGGCCAAAAAGCGATTTATTTCTTAACCGCTGATAGTTATGTGGCTGCGAAAAATAGTCCGCACCTTGAACTGTTCAATAAGAAAGGCATTGAAGTGCTACTATTATCTGATCGTATTGACGAATGGGTAGTGGGGCATTTAACTGAATTTGACGGCAAACCGTTGCAAAGTATCACAAAATCGGATCTGGATTTAGGCGAGCTTGCCGATAAGGAACAAGAAGAGAGCCAAAAAGCGCAACAAGTGGAATTCGGATCTTTCCTTGAACGTGCGCAAGGCTATTTTGGTGACCGAGTGAAGAAAGTGGTATTAACGCATCGCTTAACCGACACACCGGCAGTGGTTTCAACCGATAATGATGAAATGACGACGCAAATGGCAAAACTGTTTGCCGCAATGGGACAAAAAGCTCCGGAAGTGAAATATACATTTGAGCTAAATCCGGATCATCGTATGGTTAAGAAAATCGCAGATCTTACTGATGAAACAGAATTCAATGATTGGATTGAATTATTGTTTGAACAAGCATTGCTTGCAGAGCGCGGTTCATTAGAAAACCCGGCAGCATTTATCAAACGTATGAATAAATTGCTTGGTTAA
- the metC gene encoding cystathionine beta-lyase, with the protein MSNFSQLETKFVHVGRKSRYTQGSVNPVVQRASSLVFDSVAQKKNATRNRYKGELFYGRRGTLTHFALQDAMCELEGGTGCYLYPCGAAAVTNSILAFVSQGDHVLMTGAAYEPTQDFCNVILKNIGVSTTYYDPLIGEGIQALIQPNTKVLFLESPSSLTMEVPDIPTLVRVAREVNPDIVIMIDNTWAGGVLFPALEFGIDISIQAGTKYLVGHSDVMIGTAVSNARCWDQLRERSYLMGQMVDADSAYTTARGLRTLGIRLKEHQERSIQVAQWLAQRPEVKAVFHPALPSCPGHEFFKRDFKGASGLFSFELNQKLNDEQLANFLDHFELFTMAYSWGGFESLILANQPEEITRIRPAIERKLNGTLIRIHVGLEAVEDLIADLEKGFERLK; encoded by the coding sequence ATGTCAAATTTCTCTCAACTGGAAACCAAATTTGTCCATGTCGGACGTAAATCTCGTTATACTCAAGGTTCTGTGAATCCTGTCGTTCAACGTGCCTCTTCTTTAGTGTTTGACTCAGTGGCACAAAAAAAGAATGCTACTCGCAATCGCTATAAAGGCGAATTATTTTACGGCAGACGAGGCACGCTTACCCATTTCGCTCTCCAAGATGCAATGTGTGAATTAGAAGGTGGAACAGGCTGTTACCTTTATCCGTGTGGCGCGGCAGCCGTGACTAACTCAATCTTAGCGTTTGTTTCTCAAGGCGATCACGTGTTAATGACCGGTGCGGCTTATGAACCAACCCAAGATTTTTGTAACGTTATCTTAAAAAATATTGGCGTAAGCACTACGTATTACGATCCACTCATTGGCGAAGGGATTCAAGCCTTAATTCAGCCGAATACTAAAGTTCTATTTTTAGAATCGCCAAGCTCACTAACAATGGAAGTACCGGATATTCCGACTTTGGTTCGAGTGGCTCGTGAAGTCAATCCAGATATCGTAATTATGATCGATAATACTTGGGCAGGCGGTGTATTGTTCCCAGCACTTGAATTCGGTATTGATATTTCGATTCAAGCCGGTACTAAATATCTAGTCGGTCACTCTGATGTGATGATTGGCACAGCCGTATCTAATGCGCGTTGTTGGGATCAGCTTCGTGAACGTTCATATTTGATGGGGCAAATGGTTGATGCGGATTCAGCTTATACCACGGCACGAGGGTTACGTACACTCGGTATTCGCTTGAAAGAACACCAAGAACGTTCAATTCAAGTAGCACAATGGCTAGCACAACGTCCGGAAGTAAAAGCAGTCTTCCACCCTGCGTTACCAAGCTGCCCGGGACATGAATTTTTCAAACGAGATTTTAAAGGGGCAAGCGGTCTGTTTTCATTCGAACTTAACCAAAAGTTAAACGATGAACAATTAGCTAACTTTTTAGATCACTTCGAATTATTTACCATGGCTTATTCTTGGGGTGGCTTTGAATCACTGATTTTAGCTAACCAACCGGAAGAAATTACTCGCATCCGCCCGGCGATCGAAAGAAAACTCAACGGTACACTGATTCGCATTCACGTTGGTTTAGAAGCGGTTGAAGATCTGATTGCCGATTTAGAAAAAGGTTTTGAGCGTTTAAAATAA
- the dsbB gene encoding disulfide bond formation protein DsbB: MLSYFKQLSLNRTAWLLLAFIAFALEATGIYFQYGMGLVPCVMCVYERLAILGLIIAGLLASISPRFFLTRWLALFIWGFSAFKGLALAVKHHDYQANPSPWNQCEFKPEFPQTMPFDQWFPSIFAPGPVNCSEKQWEMLGLGMPEWLIVAFAMFALAFVIVLISQFKRAKPQYRSVFR; this comes from the coding sequence ATGCTCAGCTATTTCAAACAACTATCATTAAATCGCACAGCATGGCTATTACTTGCTTTTATTGCATTTGCTCTCGAAGCAACGGGTATTTATTTCCAATACGGAATGGGATTAGTTCCTTGTGTCATGTGTGTCTATGAACGTCTTGCGATTTTAGGACTTATCATTGCCGGTTTACTTGCTTCTATCTCCCCTCGCTTTTTTCTTACTCGCTGGCTTGCTTTATTCATTTGGGGCTTCAGTGCCTTTAAAGGGCTTGCATTAGCAGTCAAACACCATGATTATCAAGCAAATCCTTCTCCTTGGAATCAATGTGAGTTTAAACCGGAATTCCCACAGACAATGCCGTTTGATCAATGGTTCCCAAGCATTTTTGCACCTGGCCCGGTAAATTGTAGTGAGAAACAATGGGAAATGCTTGGCTTAGGCATGCCGGAATGGCTTATCGTTGCCTTCGCAATGTTCGCACTTGCTTTTGTTATCGTACTTATCAGCCAATTCAAACGTGCCAAACCACAATATCGTAGCGTATTCAGATAA
- the nhaB gene encoding sodium/proton antiporter NhaB, translating to MNSSNAIFKSFLGKAPEWYKLAILAFLVINPLVFFFISPFVAGWVLVAEFIFTLSMALKCYPLQPGGLLAIEAVIIGMTSPHHVKEEIMANFDVILLLMFMVAGIYFMKQLLLYVFTKLLIAIHSKKVLSLAFCLSATFLSAFLDALTVIAVIISVGTGFYGVYHKVASGNSFEDSTDITNDEKIVTNKQILEQFRAFLRSLLMHAAVGSALGGVMTMVGEPQNLIIAGQAEWGFVEFFLRVAPVSLPVLLFGVITCLSLEHFKLFGYGERLPRRVWGVLARYNLLKEQRMTQQDRVKMGIQALTGIWLIIGLAFHLADVGIIGLTIIIICTAFCGITDEHVIGRSFQEPMPFTALIVVFFTVVAVIVDLKLFEPIIQFVLSADAHSQLALFYVFNGLLSMVSDNVFVGTVYINEAKNALTSGIIGREQFDLIAVAINTGTNLPSVATPNGQAAFLFLLTSPFAPLIRLSYGRMLYMALPYTIVLSTVGFFTLEYLLPPFTEIMTDWGWIISR from the coding sequence ATGAATAGCTCGAACGCTATATTTAAAAGCTTTTTAGGTAAAGCGCCGGAATGGTATAAATTAGCTATTTTGGCTTTTTTAGTTATTAATCCTCTTGTCTTTTTCTTTATTAGCCCTTTTGTTGCCGGATGGGTATTAGTTGCCGAGTTTATTTTTACTTTGTCAATGGCGCTAAAATGTTACCCGCTTCAGCCCGGAGGTTTATTAGCGATTGAGGCAGTTATTATCGGCATGACCAGTCCTCACCATGTAAAAGAAGAAATAATGGCAAACTTTGACGTTATTTTATTGTTAATGTTTATGGTTGCCGGCATTTATTTTATGAAGCAATTGTTATTATATGTTTTTACTAAATTACTTATTGCTATTCATTCTAAAAAAGTTCTTTCTCTTGCTTTCTGTCTCAGTGCCACATTTTTATCGGCATTCTTAGATGCACTAACAGTTATTGCGGTTATCATTAGTGTTGGTACTGGCTTTTATGGCGTTTACCATAAAGTGGCTTCAGGTAATAGCTTTGAGGATTCTACAGATATTACTAATGACGAAAAAATCGTTACCAATAAACAAATTCTCGAACAATTCCGAGCATTTTTGCGTAGTCTGTTGATGCATGCGGCTGTAGGTAGTGCATTAGGTGGCGTAATGACAATGGTAGGTGAGCCACAAAACTTAATCATTGCAGGTCAAGCCGAATGGGGCTTTGTTGAATTCTTCTTACGTGTTGCACCGGTAAGCTTACCTGTCTTACTTTTCGGTGTCATCACGTGTTTATCATTAGAACACTTTAAATTATTCGGTTACGGTGAGCGTTTACCACGTCGTGTATGGGGTGTCCTCGCACGTTATAATTTATTAAAAGAACAGCGTATGACACAGCAAGACCGTGTAAAAATGGGGATTCAAGCGCTTACCGGTATTTGGTTAATTATCGGGCTTGCATTCCATCTTGCTGATGTTGGTATCATTGGTTTAACGATTATCATCATTTGTACGGCATTCTGTGGCATCACAGATGAACACGTAATCGGTCGTTCATTCCAAGAACCAATGCCGTTTACTGCGTTAATCGTAGTATTCTTTACTGTGGTTGCGGTAATTGTGGATCTTAAATTATTTGAACCGATTATCCAATTCGTACTCTCTGCGGATGCACATTCTCAATTAGCCTTGTTCTATGTATTTAACGGTTTACTTTCTATGGTATCCGACAATGTATTCGTAGGAACGGTTTATATTAACGAAGCAAAAAATGCGCTAACCTCAGGCATTATTGGTCGTGAACAATTCGACTTAATTGCGGTGGCAATCAATACCGGTACGAACTTACCTTCTGTTGCGACACCGAACGGACAAGCAGCATTCTTATTCTTGCTCACTTCACCGTTTGCGCCGTTAATCCGACTCTCATACGGCAGAATGTTGTATATGGCATTACCTTATACTATCGTATTGTCGACTGTCGGTTTCTTCACATTGGAATATTTACTTCCTCCGTTTACAGAAATCATGACAGATTGGGGCTGGATTATCAGTCGCTAA
- the fadR gene encoding fatty acid metabolism transcriptional regulator FadR, whose translation MDRSYILKAQSPAALAEEYIVRSIWDNKFPAGTDLPAERELADRIGVTRTTLREVLQRLARDGWLHIQHGKPTRVNDVWETAGPNIISTIIKLDKSYLPVIIANVVSLRTRMAESYIPEAVKLNPEECVQYFAQLDSLQDSAEAFAKFDYTLFRQFTFSANKPVYALILNSFKGMYHQVASIFFADPVCRQLTLAFYRELLKACVEKDAEKAANAMAQNRQSSSEIWGKLLQSIPENFGELK comes from the coding sequence ATGGACAGATCTTATATTTTAAAAGCTCAGAGTCCAGCTGCTCTTGCAGAAGAATATATCGTTAGAAGTATTTGGGATAATAAATTCCCTGCAGGAACAGATTTACCGGCGGAGCGAGAGCTTGCAGACCGTATCGGGGTAACTCGTACAACGTTACGAGAAGTGTTACAACGATTAGCCCGTGACGGTTGGTTACACATTCAACATGGTAAACCGACTCGTGTGAATGATGTTTGGGAAACAGCAGGTCCAAATATTATCAGTACGATTATTAAATTAGACAAATCGTATTTACCCGTCATTATTGCTAACGTGGTTTCATTACGTACCCGTATGGCAGAGTCTTATATCCCCGAAGCCGTCAAATTAAATCCAGAAGAATGTGTTCAGTATTTTGCACAATTAGATTCCTTACAAGATTCGGCTGAAGCATTTGCCAAATTTGACTATACATTATTTAGACAGTTTACTTTTTCGGCAAATAAACCTGTGTACGCCTTGATTTTAAACAGTTTTAAAGGAATGTACCATCAAGTTGCGAGCATTTTCTTTGCAGATCCGGTTTGTCGTCAACTTACTCTTGCTTTTTACCGAGAATTATTAAAAGCCTGTGTAGAGAAAGATGCGGAGAAAGCAGCTAATGCAATGGCTCAAAATCGTCAATCAAGTAGCGAAATTTGGGGCAAACTTTTACAAAGTATCCCAGAAAATTTTGGTGAACTAAAATAG
- a CDS encoding PhoH family protein → MNEILLTLEPQNNARLQSLCGAFDEHLTLIEKSFNVTIARSGFSFSIQADDENHYSVTLIQNAAKLLKQLYIDTAPIKGKIKELDLEDIHLAIQESRMLLQNQWNVGGQGEISIKTKRGVIKPRGEHQQAYLRNILSHDISFGIGPAGTGKTFLAVAAAVESLERQEIRRILLTRPAVEAGEKLGFLPGDLGQKIEPYLRPLYDALFEMLGFEKAQKLMERNVIEIAPLAYMRGRTLNDAFIILDESQNTTTEQMKMFLTRIGFNSKAVITGDVTQVDLPRSQKSGLKHAMEVLKDVPDLSFNYFDSHDIVRHPVVAKIVQAYDVWEAEDEQRREQRRLEKLALEQQKILEQAEQL, encoded by the coding sequence TTGAACGAAATTCTCTTAACTTTAGAACCTCAAAACAATGCACGCCTGCAATCGCTTTGTGGCGCGTTTGATGAACATTTAACTTTAATTGAGAAAAGTTTTAATGTCACTATTGCTCGTAGCGGTTTCTCTTTTTCGATTCAAGCCGATGACGAGAACCATTATTCGGTGACATTAATCCAAAATGCGGCAAAGCTCTTAAAACAGCTTTACATTGATACCGCACCAATTAAAGGTAAAATCAAAGAATTGGATTTGGAAGATATTCATTTAGCTATTCAAGAAAGCCGAATGTTACTTCAAAATCAATGGAATGTTGGGGGACAAGGAGAGATTTCAATCAAAACGAAGCGAGGTGTGATTAAGCCGAGAGGTGAACATCAGCAAGCTTATTTAAGAAATATTCTTAGTCACGATATTAGTTTCGGTATTGGACCAGCTGGCACAGGAAAAACATTTCTTGCCGTTGCTGCCGCAGTAGAATCGCTTGAACGTCAAGAGATTCGCCGAATTTTATTAACTCGTCCGGCAGTTGAGGCAGGTGAAAAACTCGGTTTTTTACCCGGCGATCTTGGGCAAAAAATTGAGCCGTATTTAAGGCCTTTATACGATGCTTTATTTGAAATGTTAGGTTTTGAAAAAGCACAAAAATTAATGGAACGTAATGTGATTGAGATTGCGCCTCTTGCTTATATGCGTGGGCGTACCTTAAACGATGCGTTTATTATTTTAGATGAAAGCCAAAATACTACGACGGAGCAGATGAAAATGTTCTTAACTCGTATTGGTTTTAATTCAAAAGCGGTAATTACAGGGGATGTTACGCAAGTAGATTTACCTCGTAGCCAAAAGTCAGGTTTAAAACACGCAATGGAAGTGTTGAAAGATGTGCCTGATTTAAGTTTTAATTATTTTGATAGCCATGATATTGTCCGTCATCCGGTGGTGGCAAAGATTGTACAGGCTTATGATGTTTGGGAAGCAGAGGATGAACAGCGCCGTGAGCAACGTCGTTTGGAAAAACTTGCTCTAGAACAGCAAAAAATTTTAGAACAAGCAGAACAGTTATAA
- the tkt gene encoding transketolase — protein MAERKVLANAIRFLSMDAVQKANSGHPGAPMGMADIAEVLWRDFLKHNPTNPKWADRDRFVLSNGHGSMLIYSLLHLTGYDLSIEDLKQFRQLHSKTPGHPEYGYAPGVETTTGPLGQGITNAVGMAIAEKTLAAQFNREGHQIVDHYTYAFLGDGCLMEGISHEACSLAGTLGLGKLIAFYDDNNISIDGHVDGWFSDDTAQRFEAYGWQVIRNVDGHDAEQIKFAIENAKAETDRPTLIICKTIIGYGSPNKSASHDCHGAPLGNDEIALTRQALNWEYAPFEIPAEIYADWDAKAQGAVVEKEWNAKFAAYEAAHPELAAEFKRRMAGDLPANWEAESKAFIEKLQANPAAIASRKASQNAIEAYAHILPEFLGGSADLASSNLTLWSGSKPIRADHNVDGNYINYGVREFGMSAIMNGIALHGGFIPYGATFLMFYEYAHNAVRMAALMKQRSLFVYTHDSIGLGEDGPTHQPVEQTASLRFIPNLETWRPADQVESAVAWKAAVERKDGPSALIFTRQNLAQQERTAEQLANVARGGYILRECCEKGGCPDLILIATGSEVDLAMKAADVLAAEGTKVRVVSMPSTNVFDKQDEAYRESVLPRSVTKRVAIEAQLSDFWYKYVGFEGRIVGMNSFGESAPADQLFKLFGFTVENVVAKAKEIL, from the coding sequence ATGGCAGAACGTAAAGTATTAGCGAATGCAATTCGCTTCTTAAGTATGGATGCAGTACAAAAAGCTAACTCTGGTCACCCGGGTGCCCCAATGGGTATGGCAGATATCGCTGAGGTATTATGGCGCGACTTTTTAAAGCACAATCCAACCAATCCTAAATGGGCTGATCGCGACCGTTTCGTACTTTCAAACGGCCATGGTTCAATGTTAATTTATAGCTTATTACACTTAACAGGCTATGATCTTTCAATTGAAGATTTAAAACAATTCCGTCAATTACATTCTAAAACCCCTGGTCACCCAGAATATGGTTATGCTCCGGGCGTTGAAACCACTACTGGTCCATTAGGTCAAGGTATCACCAATGCTGTAGGTATGGCGATTGCAGAAAAAACATTAGCTGCACAATTTAACCGTGAAGGCCACCAAATTGTTGACCACTACACTTATGCATTCTTAGGTGATGGCTGTTTAATGGAAGGTATTTCACATGAAGCTTGTTCGCTAGCGGGTACTTTAGGCTTAGGTAAGTTAATCGCTTTCTATGATGACAATAATATCTCAATCGATGGTCACGTAGACGGTTGGTTCTCTGATGATACGGCACAACGTTTTGAAGCTTATGGCTGGCAAGTTATCCGTAATGTAGACGGTCATGATGCGGAACAAATCAAATTTGCGATTGAAAATGCAAAAGCGGAAACAGATCGCCCAACATTAATCATCTGTAAAACGATCATCGGTTACGGTTCTCCAAACAAATCGGCATCACACGACTGCCACGGTGCACCATTAGGTAACGATGAAATCGCATTAACTCGCCAAGCGCTTAATTGGGAATATGCTCCATTTGAAATTCCGGCAGAAATCTATGCAGACTGGGATGCTAAAGCACAAGGTGCGGTAGTAGAAAAAGAATGGAATGCGAAATTTGCGGCTTATGAAGCGGCACACCCTGAATTAGCGGCAGAATTTAAACGTCGTATGGCTGGCGATTTACCGGCAAACTGGGAAGCAGAAAGCAAAGCATTTATCGAAAAATTACAAGCTAACCCTGCAGCGATTGCAAGCCGTAAAGCATCACAAAATGCAATTGAAGCTTATGCGCATATCTTACCTGAATTCTTAGGTGGTTCTGCAGACTTAGCAAGTTCTAACTTAACTTTATGGTCTGGTTCAAAACCAATCCGTGCGGATCACAATGTTGACGGTAACTACATTAACTATGGTGTACGTGAATTCGGTATGTCTGCAATTATGAACGGTATTGCATTACACGGTGGTTTTATTCCTTACGGCGCAACCTTCTTAATGTTCTATGAATATGCGCACAATGCGGTACGTATGGCGGCATTAATGAAACAACGTTCATTATTCGTGTATACACACGATTCTATCGGCTTAGGCGAAGACGGTCCAACTCACCAACCGGTAGAACAAACCGCATCACTACGTTTCATTCCAAACTTAGAAACATGGCGTCCGGCTGACCAAGTAGAATCAGCGGTAGCGTGGAAAGCAGCGGTTGAACGTAAAGACGGCCCAAGTGCATTAATTTTCACTCGTCAAAACCTTGCTCAACAAGAACGTACTGCTGAACAATTAGCAAATGTAGCACGTGGTGGTTATATCTTACGTGAATGCTGTGAAAAAGGCGGTTGCCCAGATTTAATTCTTATCGCAACAGGTTCTGAAGTTGATTTAGCAATGAAAGCGGCTGATGTATTAGCAGCAGAAGGTACAAAAGTACGTGTGGTTTCAATGCCAAGCACAAATGTGTTTGATAAACAAGATGAAGCATATCGTGAATCTGTGTTACCACGTTCAGTAACAAAACGTGTAGCTATCGAAGCACAATTATCTGACTTCTGGTATAAATACGTTGGCTTTGAAGGTCGTATCGTAGGTATGAATAGCTTCGGTGAATCTGCACCGGCTGATCAGTTATTCAAACTATTCGGCTTCACGGTTGAGAATGTTGTAGCGAAAGCGAAAGAAATTTTATAA
- the rpmE gene encoding 50S ribosomal protein L31 has translation MKQGIHPEYTEITATCSCGNVIKTRSTVGKNLNLDVCGNCHPFYTGKQRVVDTGGRVERFNKRFSIPSTK, from the coding sequence ATGAAACAAGGTATTCACCCAGAATATACAGAAATTACTGCAACATGTTCATGCGGTAACGTAATCAAAACTCGCTCAACAGTGGGTAAAAACTTAAATCTTGATGTGTGCGGCAACTGCCACCCATTCTATACAGGTAAACAACGTGTTGTTGATACTGGTGGTCGTGTTGAACGTTTCAACAAACGTTTCTCAATCCCAAGCACAAAATAA
- a CDS encoding heptosyltransferase, with protein sequence MKKLIISLFGKRVASNETKLNEIESVLLKPIGDAIGDAIVHIAHLAQIKQAFPNVKTAVLVTERNKQLFAQADSVDQLIDERPLNYLIQRGKWDLYLDFQPTFTSKSIILDSLLNPKILINFGKDKKKHYSLETVKNYDFTTLIPNNTHIADYLHHSVLAPYLIREPNDYTLAVSSEYRELADTYWHNTDKIRVLLNPQGSMREVPAIELASLLNNIDPQYLDKIAFLLTYTKSSEQYLQVLNNTTKVPVEISPQTNTLNYCALVNASDIVVAVDGGGVHMACAYGKPLLSFYANHLANLARWHPRPKPQIDSFMVIATKVTNDNNETKGFNLQDASKWLNQQLAKKLKNQTA encoded by the coding sequence CGCTATTTGGCAAACGAGTTGCATCGAATGAAACGAAATTAAACGAGATTGAAAGTGTACTACTGAAACCAATCGGAGATGCCATTGGTGATGCTATTGTACACATTGCCCATTTAGCGCAAATCAAGCAAGCCTTTCCTAACGTAAAAACAGCCGTATTGGTTACGGAGCGTAATAAGCAACTCTTTGCACAAGCTGATTCTGTTGATCAATTAATTGATGAACGCCCACTGAATTATTTAATACAACGAGGCAAATGGGATTTATACCTCGATTTTCAGCCTACCTTTACCTCTAAATCAATTATTTTAGATTCGTTACTCAACCCTAAAATTCTTATTAATTTCGGTAAAGATAAAAAAAAGCATTATTCATTAGAAACCGTAAAAAACTATGACTTTACTACGCTAATTCCGAATAATACACATATTGCAGATTACTTACATCATTCTGTACTAGCTCCATATCTCATCAGAGAGCCTAATGATTATACTTTAGCGGTATCATCCGAATACAGAGAACTTGCTGATACCTATTGGCATAACACAGACAAAATTAGAGTGTTATTAAATCCACAAGGAAGTATGCGAGAGGTTCCAGCTATTGAATTAGCAAGTCTATTAAATAATATTGATCCTCAATATTTAGATAAGATTGCTTTTTTACTCACTTATACCAAATCAAGTGAACAATATCTTCAAGTACTAAATAACACCACAAAAGTACCAGTGGAAATCTCCCCGCAAACAAATACCTTAAATTACTGCGCATTAGTCAATGCTTCAGATATAGTGGTTGCCGTAGATGGCGGTGGTGTTCATATGGCTTGCGCTTATGGTAAGCCATTATTATCATTCTATGCCAATCACTTAGCGAACTTAGCTCGCTGGCATCCGAGACCAAAACCACAAATTGATTCTTTTATGGTTATTGCAACAAAAGTAACGAATGATAATAATGAAACTAAGGGATTTAATTTGCAAGACGCAAGTAAATGGTTAAATCAGCAACTTGCAAAAAAACTTAAAAATCAAACCGCTTGA